In the genome of Rhodamnia argentea isolate NSW1041297 chromosome 3, ASM2092103v1, whole genome shotgun sequence, one region contains:
- the LOC115757585 gene encoding protein ENHANCED DISEASE RESISTANCE 2-like isoform X1 yields the protein MSKVVYEGWMVRYGRWKIYRSYIHMRYFVLEPRLLAYYKKKPQDKQVPIKTMVIDGNCRVEDRGLKMHHGHMVYVLCVYNKKEKHHRVTMAAFNIQEALIWKEKIETAIDEQQESRTVNGNKYVSFEFKPGMDNGRTASSSDHESQFSAPEDEDDSHQDLLRRKTIGNGLPDSVLDWTREIGSEMSHQNNNNQGFPIRNWRLHQCQNGLRIFEELLEVDYLPRSCSRAMRAVGVVEATCEEVFQLVMRMDGTRFEWDSSFQDGSLVEEVDGHTAILYHRLQLDWYPMFVWPRDLCYVRYWRRNDDGSYVVLFRSREHENCGPQPGYVRAHVESGGFNISPLKSRNGRPRTQVQHLMQIDLKGWGAGYIPAFQQHCLLHLLNSVAGMREWFAQTDERSALPRIPVMVNMTSASVSSNKAKQNEFTVHPTPSLQTNASGRTSVMMDEYSDEDEEFQEQEEYLTGLEGEVKKEAMEEETVEEIDLSCFSGNLPHVDRDNARDCWRISDGNNFRVRSKHFCYDKSKIPAGKHLMDLVAVDWFKDTKRIDHVARRKGCAAQVASGKGLFSIVINVQVPGSTHYSMVFYFVTKKLEPGSLLQRFVDGDDEFRNSRFKLIPSVPKGSWIVRQSVGSTPCLLGKAVDCNYIRGPNYLEIDVDIGSSTVANGVLGLVIGVITTLVVDMAFLVQANTADELPERLIGAVRVSHIVLSSAIVPNLEAESS from the exons ATGTCGAAGGTGGTGTACGAAGGATGGATGGTGAGGTACGGGCGCTGGAAGATCTATCGATCCTACATACACATGAGGTATTTCGTGCTGGAGCCTCGGCTGCTCGCTTATTACAAGAAGAAGCCTCAAGATAAgcag GTTCCGATCAAGACCATGGTAATCGATGGCAATTGCAGGGTGGAGGATCGTGGCTTGAAGATGCACCATGGACAC atGGTTTATGTATTGTGTGTTTAcaacaagaaggagaagcacCATCGAGTCACG ATGGCAGCATTTAACATCCAGGAGGCCTTAATCTGGAAGGAAAAAATTGAGACAGCAATTGATGAG CAGCAGGAATCACGAACTGTGAATGGCAATAAGTACGTTTCTTTTGAATTTAAGCCCGGGATGGACAATGGAAGGACGGCTTCTTCTTCAGACCATGAAAGTCA GTTCAGTGCAccagaggatgaagatgattctCATCAAGACCTACTGCGAAGGAAAACAATTGGAAATG GTCTTCCCGACTCAGTCCTTGACTGGACCAGGGAAATTGGCTCAGAAATGTCTCATCAGAATAACAATAACCAAGGATTTCCCATAAGGAATTGGCGTCTGCACCAGTGTCAAAATG GCCTTCGAATTTTTGAAGAGCTTCTTGAAGTCGACTATTTG CCAAGGAGCTGCAGTAGAGCAATGAGGGCTGTTGGAGTTGTTGAGGCTACATGTGAGGAAGTATTTCAGCTTGTAATGAGAATGGACGGGACACGGTTTGA GTGGGATAGCAGTTTCCAGGATGGTAGTTTAGTTGAAGAGGTAGATGGGCATACGGCAATATTATATCACCGGCTTCAGCTGGACTGGTACCCAAT GTTTGTGTGGCCACGTGATCTTTGTTATGTGCGGTACTGGCGCCGAAATGATGATGGGAGTTATG TTGTGCTATTTCGTTCTAGAGAGCATGAAAATTGTGGTCCACAGCCTGGATATGTGCGTGCACATGTTGAGA GTGGAGGGTTCAACATCTCACCTCTAAAATCTCGAAATGGGAGGCCAAGAACACAGGTTCAGCATCTTATGCAAATTGATTTGAAAGGATGGGGTGCGGGCTATATTCCAGCATTTCAGCAACATTGTCTCCTTCATTTGTTGAATAGTGTAGCTG GAATGCGTGAATGGTTTGCCCAGACAGATGAAAGAAGTGCCCTTCCAAGAATCCCTGTCATGGTTAACATGACATCAGCTTCTGTTTCTTCAAATAAGGCTAAACAAAATGAGTTCACTGTTCATCCAACACCTTCTCTTCAAACTAATGCTTCGGGTAGAACTTCTGTTATGATGGACGAATATtctgatgaagatgaggaatttCAAGAACAAGAG GAATACTTAACTGGTCTTGAGGGTGAAGTCAAGAAAGAAG CCATGGAAGAGGAAACAGTGGAAGAAATTGATTTGTCATGCTTTTCTGGTAATCTACCTCACGTTGACCGTGATAATGCTCGTGACTGCTGGAGAATTTCTGATGGGAATAACTTCAGAGTTCGGAGCAAGCATTTTTGCTATGACAAATCAAAG attcCTGCAGGAAAACATCTAATGGATCTTGTTGCTGTTGATTGGTTCAAGGACACCAAAAGAATAGACCATGTTGCTAGACGAAAAGGATGTGCAGCACAA GTTGCTTCAGGGAAGGGGCTTTTCTCCATTGTCATCAACGTACAA GTACCTGGTTCAACCCATTACAGTATGGTGTTTTACTTCGTAACAAAGAAATTGGAACCTGGATCCCTCTTGCAACGATTCGTTGATGGTGACGATGAATTTCGCAATAGTAGATTCAAGCTCATCCCATCAGTACCAAAG GGTTCGTGGATTGTTCGACAGAGTGTTGGTAGTACTCCTTGTTTGTTGGGGAAAGCAGTTGACTGCAACTATATCCGTGGTCCTAACTACCTGGAA ATTGATGTCGATATTGGTTCTTCTACTGTTGCTAATGGAGTTTTGGGGCTTGTGATCGGAGTCATTACAACTTTGGTTGTTGATATGGCTTTTCTTGTACAG GCTAACACTGCTGATGAGTTGCCAGAACGGCTGATTGGAGCAGTTCGTGTCTCTCATATAGTGCTTTCATCCGCAATTGTTCCCAATCTGGAAGCAGAATCATCATGA
- the LOC115757607 gene encoding scopoletin glucosyltransferase-like yields MAGGEIWVLPAFGQGHLFPCIELCKLIASRDYKATLVVFSNLSSSIPSNFRDDPLTDVVVVPATAPRPGGEGSHHQMEQSKALLADFLESLLSDRSERSTRPVCAVLDVLIIIGWAAEVFDKFGVRTVGLFASGGCSVAMELAAWKASPLDIEPGETRLLPGLPEEMGLTVSDLKRRSYLVRLRKWGQQQGSGAGSDSGPGSSRPSGPGGPPRMGPPGPGEKPYWVDTTESSIALVINTCHDLDGPFLEYLANQLGKPVWGVGPLLPDRYWTSSGSLLRDREIRPNKQSNVTEEDIIRWLDSKPRGSVIYVSFGSSVGLTVEEYDTLAKALEESTWPFIWAIQPGSGGSEEGYYPHGLEARARERALIVTGWAPQLLILSHPSTGGFLSHCGWNSTVEALGRGVPFLAWPIRGDQFYNAKLVVHHLKVGYMVSDHDPVMVKGEEIVRGIDKLMSDEEVKERAVKVSSDVFQGGFPACALADLDAFRSFIDQKNHVDLR; encoded by the coding sequence ATGGCAGGAGGTGAGATTTGGGTCCTCCCGGCTTTCGGGCAAGGCCATCTCTTCCCCTGCATCGAGCTGTGCAAGCTCATCGCCTCCCGAGACTACAAGGCCACCCTCGTCGTCTTCTCCAATCTCTCTTCCTCCATTCCCTCCAATTTCCGGGACGACCCTCTCACGGACGTCGTCGTCGTCCCGGCCACTGCGCCGCGTCCCGGCGGCGAGGGGTCCCACCACCAGATGGAACAGAGCAAGGCCCTGCTCGCCGACTTCCTCGAGAGCCTCCTCTCGGACCGATCGGAGAGATCGACTCGGCCCGTATGTGCTGTCCTCGATGTTCTCATCATAATTGGCTGGGCGGCTGAAGTGTTCGACAAGTTTGGAGTCCGGACGGTCGGATTGTTCGCCTCCGGAGGTTGCTCCGTTGCGATGGAGCTCGCAGCTTGGAAGGCTAGCCCATTGGACATCGAGCCTGGGGAGACCCGTTTGCTCCCCGGGTTGCCCGAAGAAATGGGTCTCACAGTGTCGGATCTTAAAAGGCGGTCCTACTTGGTTAGATTGCGTAAGTGGGGCCAGCAGCAGGGAAGTGGAGCAGGTTCGGACTCGGGTCCGGGTTCTTCTCGACCTTCAGGTCCAGGTGGGCCGCCAAGGATGGGCCCACCGGGGCCCGGCGAGAAGCCATACTGGGTGGATACCACCGAGAGCTCTATCGCCTTGGTGATCAACACGTGTCACGATCTCGATGGTCCATTTCTCGAGTACCTAGCCAATCAATTAGGTAAACCCGTGTGGGGCGTGGGTCCACTTCTCCCGGATCGATACTGGACGTCATCCGGTTCCCTCCTCCGAGATCGCGAGATCCGACCCAACAAGCAAAGCAACGTAACCGAGGAGGACATCATCCGATGGCTAGACTCGAAGCCGCGCGGCTCCGTGATCTACGTGTCCTTCGGCAGCTCCGTGGGATTGACGGTAGAGGAATACGACACGCTGGCCAAAGCGCTGGAAGAGTCCACGTGGCCGTTCATATGGGCGATCCAACCGGGCTCGGGCGGGTCCGAAGAAGGGTACTACCCTCACGGGCTGGAGGCCAGAGCGCGCGAGCGGGCCCTAATAGTAACCGGGTGGGCCCCGCAGCTCCTGATCCTGAGCCACCCGTCGACGGGCGGGTTCTTATCGcactgcgggtggaactcgACGGTGGAAGCCCTGGGGCGCGGGGTCCCGTTCTTGGCGTGGCCCATCAGGGGGGACCAATTCTACAATGCTAAGCTGGTGGTGCACCATCTTAAGGTGGGGTACATGGTATCGGATCATGACCCGGTGATGGTGAAGGGGGAGGAGATAGTGAGGGGAATCGATAAGCTCATGAGCGATGAAGAGGTGAAGGAGAGAGCTGTCAAGGTTAGTAGCGATGTGTTTCAGGGTGGATTCCCTGCATGTGCACTGGCTGATTTAGATGCTTTTAGGAGctttattgaccaaaaaaatcatgttgacTTGAGATAA
- the LOC115757605 gene encoding anthocyanidin 3-O-glucosyltransferase 5-like, translated as MSAENEILVVPKIGQGQLFPCIELCNHLLRRDFSITVVADSDISSSIPSALRQSPLFTLINVSAPQETPADPPASSPRQHQQIAQGIESFLAGRDPAQARPACAVIDHIMYKTQEVFSKLGIPTVTFITSGACWAAVQHAAYVVRPDDMKPGEVRALPGLPNEMVLSYSDLKQRRHWMPSNRGGGGGGRGPGGSRPQMGPPLPGHPAPWVEEVKSSVALLINTCDDLERPFLDYVANLTAKPIWGVGPLVPDEYWRSAAALLQERKIRPKRESNYTDDEIIGWLDRQPRGSIMYISFGSEVGPSMEEYPELAKALEESNRPFIWVIQKKSGQPGPLARGPAQMEGGYFPHGLDSRVGERGLIIHGWAPQLLILSHPSTGGFVSHCGWNSTVEAIVRGVPILAWPIRGDQYYNAKLVVNHLKIGVLVCDQYPAEMVKKDDVLMGIERVLADEEIRRRSLCLGQRFEKGFPESSVSSLDAFRDFVHRKAA; from the coding sequence ATGTCAGCTGAGAATGAGATCCTGGTGGTGCCCAAGATCGGGCAAGGCCAGCTCTTCCCTTGCATCGAGCTCTGCAACCACCTCCTCCGCCGTGATTTCAGCATTACCGTCGTCGCCGACTCCGACATCTCCTCCTCCATCCCCTCCGCCCTCCGCCAATCCCCTCTCTTCACTCTCATCAACGTCTCGGCACCACAAGAAACGCCAGCAGACCCACCTGCTAGCTCCCCTCGCCAGCATCAACAGATAGCCCAAGGCATCGAGTCGTTCCTCGCCGGGCGTGACCCAGCTCAAGCTCGCCCTGCTTGCGCGGTGATCGACCACATCATGTACAAGACCCAGGAGGTGTTCTCCAAGCTCGGGATCCCCACGGTGACGTTCATCACTTCCGGGGCGTGCTGGGCGGCGGTGCAGCACGCAGCGTACGTGGTCCGGCCTGACGACATGAAGCCAGGGGAGGTTCGTGCCTTACCGGGTTTGCCCAATGAGATGGTGCTGAGTTATTCGGATCTTAAACAGAGGCGCCACTGGATGCCCTCGAATCGGGGCGGGGGAGGTGGCGGGAGGGGCCCGGGAGGGTCAAGGCCGCAGATGGGCCCGCCTCTTCCGGGTCATCCAGCCCCATGGGTGGAAGAAGTGAAGAGCTCGGTAGCGTTGCTAATCAACACGTGCGATGATCTCGAGCGCCCATTCCTAGACTACGTGGCCAATCTGACGGCCAAGCCCATTTGGGGCGTGGGCCCACTCGTGCCGGATGAATACTGGAGGTCCGCGGCGGCCTTGCTTCAGGAGCGGAAGATCCGGCCCAAGAGAGAGTCCAACTACACGGACGACGAGATAATCGGGTGGCTCGATCGGCAACCTCGTGGCTCCATCATGTACATATCGTTCGGCAGCGAGGTGGGCCCTTCGATGGAGGAGTACCCGGAGCTGGCCAAGGCACTGGAGGAGTCGAACCGGCCATTCATATGGGTGATCCAGAAGAAGTCGGGTCAGCCCGGCCCGCTGGCCAGAGGACCAGCCCAAATGGAAGGCGGCTACTTCCCACATGGTTTGGACAGCAGGGTGGGGGAGAGGGGGCTGATCATACACGGGTGGGCGCCACAGCTGCTGATACTGAGCCACCCATCGACCGGTGGATTCGTGTCGCACTGCGGGTGGAACTCCACAGTGGAGGCAATAGTGAGAGGAGTCCCGATTTTGGCGTGGCCAATCAGGGGCGACCAATACTACAATGCCAAGCTGGTGGTGAACCATCTCAAGATCGGGGTTTTGGTGTGTGATCAGTACCCAGCTGAGATGGTGAAGAAGGATGATGTTTTGATGGGAATTGAGCGGGTCTTGGCCGATGAAGAGATTAGGAGGAGATCGCTGTGTCTCGGACAGAGATTTGAGAAGGGCTTTCCTGAGAGCTCGGTGAGTTCATTGGATGCTTTTAGAGATTTTGTCCACCGGAAAGCAGCTTAG
- the LOC115757596 gene encoding UDP-glycosyltransferase 73E1-like yields MSATAEIFVVTGPGHGHLHPCMELCLHLTRRRYLATLVIPSHLSSAIPPSFASNPLVAVAQIAGTSGPPMRVSDPLNQPAGQDLSAHLEKRTAGSEPPRVLCAVVDFQVGWTKDVFWKFDVPVISFVTFGACAAAMELGAWRVQAGDVRPGEARSIPGLPEEMAVTYSDLKRKPFGPPRGGPPGPGPRPGGGGGGPPKPGDRPPWVPEVEGSIGLMFNTCADLERPFLDYMGDQMKMPVWGVGPLLPEQYWKKSDSLISDREIRRDSRESNCTEDEVIQWLDRKPRRSVLYVAFGSEVGPDEEELAQLAAALEESTTGAFIWVIGSKSGGGFSDGMEGRVGDRGLIIRGWAPQLLILSHPSTGGFLSHCGWNSTAEAVGRGVPLLAWPIRGDQHYNAKLAVSHLKVGYRVAEDLSRAVKKDEIAEGIERLMLDEEMHERAASIKAKFGHGFPASSESALDAFRDFINQRL; encoded by the coding sequence ATGTCGGCGACGGCCGAGATCTTCGTCGTCACCGGGCCGGGCCATGGCCACCTCCACCCCTGCATGGAGCTCTGCCTCCACCTCACCCGCCGACGTTACCTCGCCACCCTCGTCATCCCCTCCCATCTCTCCTCCGCCATCCCTCCCTCCTTCGCCTCCAACCCCCTCGTCGCCGTCGCCCAGATCGCCGGCACCTCCGGCCCCCCCATGCGCGTCTCCGACCCGCTCAATCAGCCCGCCGGCCAGGACCTCTCCGCCCACCTGGAGAAACGGACGGCCGGCAGCGAGCCGCCCCGTGTGCTGTGCGCGGTGGTGGATTTCCAGGTGGGGTGGACCAAGGACGTGTTCTGGAAGTTCGATGTCCCGGTGATTAGCTTCGTCACGTTCGGGGCCTGCGCTGCGGCGATGGAGCTAGGCGCGTGGCGGGTCCAGGCGGGCGACGTCCGGCCCGGTGAAGCTCGCTCTATCCCCGGGCTGCCCGAAGAAATGGCCGTCACGTATTCCGATCTCAAAAGGAAGCCCTTCGGGCCTCCTCGAGGTGGCCCGCCCGGCCCGGGCCCGAGGCCCGGAGGCGGCGGAGGGGGGCCGCCGAAGCCCGGCGACCGGCCTCCCTGGGTCCCGGAAGTCGAGGGCTCGATCGGGCTCATGTTCAACACGTGCGCGGACCTGGAGCGCCCGTTCCTCGACTACATGGGAGACCAGATGAAGATGCCGGTCTGGGGCGTGGGCCCGCTCCTGCCGGAGCAGTACTGGAAGAAGTCCGACTCGCTGATCTCGGACCGCGAGATCCGGCGAGACAGCCGCGAGTCGAACTGCACGGAGGACGAGGTGATCCAGTGGCTGGACCGCAAGCCGCGGCGCTCGGTCCTATACGTGGCGTTCGGCAGCGAGGTGGGCCCGGACGAGGAGGAGCTGGCGCAGCTGGCCGCGGCGCTGGAGGAGTCGACGACCGGGGCCTTCATATGGGTCATCGGGTCCAAGTCGGGAGGGGGATTCTCGGACGGCATGGAGGGCAGAGTGGGGGACAGGGGCCTGATCATAAGAGGGTGGGCGCCGCAGCTTCTGATCCTGAGCCACCCGTCGACGGGCGGGTTCCTGTCGcactgcgggtggaactcgACGGCGGAGGCGGTCGGACGGGGGGTGCCGCTCCTGGCGTGGCCGATCCGGGGGGACCAGCACTACAACGCCAAGCTGGCGGTGAGCCATCTCAAGGTCGGGTACAGGGTGGCGGAGGATCTGTCGCGGGCGGTGAAGAAGGACGAGATAGCGGAGGGGATCGAGCGCCTCATGTTGGACGAGGAGATGCACGAGAGAGCGGCTTCGATCAAGGCCAAGTTCGGGCACGGCTTCCCGGCGAGCTCCGAGAGCGCGTTGGATGCTTTTAGAGATTTCATTAACCAGAGGCTTTGA
- the LOC115757585 gene encoding protein ENHANCED DISEASE RESISTANCE 2-like isoform X2, translated as MSKVVYEGWMVRYGRWKIYRSYIHMRYFVLEPRLLAYYKKKPQDKQVPIKTMVIDGNCRVEDRGLKMHHGHMVYVLCVYNKKEKHHRVTMAAFNIQEALIWKEKIETAIDEQESRTVNGNKYVSFEFKPGMDNGRTASSSDHESQFSAPEDEDDSHQDLLRRKTIGNGLPDSVLDWTREIGSEMSHQNNNNQGFPIRNWRLHQCQNGLRIFEELLEVDYLPRSCSRAMRAVGVVEATCEEVFQLVMRMDGTRFEWDSSFQDGSLVEEVDGHTAILYHRLQLDWYPMFVWPRDLCYVRYWRRNDDGSYVVLFRSREHENCGPQPGYVRAHVESGGFNISPLKSRNGRPRTQVQHLMQIDLKGWGAGYIPAFQQHCLLHLLNSVAGMREWFAQTDERSALPRIPVMVNMTSASVSSNKAKQNEFTVHPTPSLQTNASGRTSVMMDEYSDEDEEFQEQEEYLTGLEGEVKKEAMEEETVEEIDLSCFSGNLPHVDRDNARDCWRISDGNNFRVRSKHFCYDKSKIPAGKHLMDLVAVDWFKDTKRIDHVARRKGCAAQVASGKGLFSIVINVQVPGSTHYSMVFYFVTKKLEPGSLLQRFVDGDDEFRNSRFKLIPSVPKGSWIVRQSVGSTPCLLGKAVDCNYIRGPNYLEIDVDIGSSTVANGVLGLVIGVITTLVVDMAFLVQANTADELPERLIGAVRVSHIVLSSAIVPNLEAESS; from the exons ATGTCGAAGGTGGTGTACGAAGGATGGATGGTGAGGTACGGGCGCTGGAAGATCTATCGATCCTACATACACATGAGGTATTTCGTGCTGGAGCCTCGGCTGCTCGCTTATTACAAGAAGAAGCCTCAAGATAAgcag GTTCCGATCAAGACCATGGTAATCGATGGCAATTGCAGGGTGGAGGATCGTGGCTTGAAGATGCACCATGGACAC atGGTTTATGTATTGTGTGTTTAcaacaagaaggagaagcacCATCGAGTCACG ATGGCAGCATTTAACATCCAGGAGGCCTTAATCTGGAAGGAAAAAATTGAGACAGCAATTGATGAG CAGGAATCACGAACTGTGAATGGCAATAAGTACGTTTCTTTTGAATTTAAGCCCGGGATGGACAATGGAAGGACGGCTTCTTCTTCAGACCATGAAAGTCA GTTCAGTGCAccagaggatgaagatgattctCATCAAGACCTACTGCGAAGGAAAACAATTGGAAATG GTCTTCCCGACTCAGTCCTTGACTGGACCAGGGAAATTGGCTCAGAAATGTCTCATCAGAATAACAATAACCAAGGATTTCCCATAAGGAATTGGCGTCTGCACCAGTGTCAAAATG GCCTTCGAATTTTTGAAGAGCTTCTTGAAGTCGACTATTTG CCAAGGAGCTGCAGTAGAGCAATGAGGGCTGTTGGAGTTGTTGAGGCTACATGTGAGGAAGTATTTCAGCTTGTAATGAGAATGGACGGGACACGGTTTGA GTGGGATAGCAGTTTCCAGGATGGTAGTTTAGTTGAAGAGGTAGATGGGCATACGGCAATATTATATCACCGGCTTCAGCTGGACTGGTACCCAAT GTTTGTGTGGCCACGTGATCTTTGTTATGTGCGGTACTGGCGCCGAAATGATGATGGGAGTTATG TTGTGCTATTTCGTTCTAGAGAGCATGAAAATTGTGGTCCACAGCCTGGATATGTGCGTGCACATGTTGAGA GTGGAGGGTTCAACATCTCACCTCTAAAATCTCGAAATGGGAGGCCAAGAACACAGGTTCAGCATCTTATGCAAATTGATTTGAAAGGATGGGGTGCGGGCTATATTCCAGCATTTCAGCAACATTGTCTCCTTCATTTGTTGAATAGTGTAGCTG GAATGCGTGAATGGTTTGCCCAGACAGATGAAAGAAGTGCCCTTCCAAGAATCCCTGTCATGGTTAACATGACATCAGCTTCTGTTTCTTCAAATAAGGCTAAACAAAATGAGTTCACTGTTCATCCAACACCTTCTCTTCAAACTAATGCTTCGGGTAGAACTTCTGTTATGATGGACGAATATtctgatgaagatgaggaatttCAAGAACAAGAG GAATACTTAACTGGTCTTGAGGGTGAAGTCAAGAAAGAAG CCATGGAAGAGGAAACAGTGGAAGAAATTGATTTGTCATGCTTTTCTGGTAATCTACCTCACGTTGACCGTGATAATGCTCGTGACTGCTGGAGAATTTCTGATGGGAATAACTTCAGAGTTCGGAGCAAGCATTTTTGCTATGACAAATCAAAG attcCTGCAGGAAAACATCTAATGGATCTTGTTGCTGTTGATTGGTTCAAGGACACCAAAAGAATAGACCATGTTGCTAGACGAAAAGGATGTGCAGCACAA GTTGCTTCAGGGAAGGGGCTTTTCTCCATTGTCATCAACGTACAA GTACCTGGTTCAACCCATTACAGTATGGTGTTTTACTTCGTAACAAAGAAATTGGAACCTGGATCCCTCTTGCAACGATTCGTTGATGGTGACGATGAATTTCGCAATAGTAGATTCAAGCTCATCCCATCAGTACCAAAG GGTTCGTGGATTGTTCGACAGAGTGTTGGTAGTACTCCTTGTTTGTTGGGGAAAGCAGTTGACTGCAACTATATCCGTGGTCCTAACTACCTGGAA ATTGATGTCGATATTGGTTCTTCTACTGTTGCTAATGGAGTTTTGGGGCTTGTGATCGGAGTCATTACAACTTTGGTTGTTGATATGGCTTTTCTTGTACAG GCTAACACTGCTGATGAGTTGCCAGAACGGCTGATTGGAGCAGTTCGTGTCTCTCATATAGTGCTTTCATCCGCAATTGTTCCCAATCTGGAAGCAGAATCATCATGA
- the LOC115757590 gene encoding uncharacterized protein LOC115757590 isoform X2, which yields MPLSGAPGAGVASLFPLQKSHLSDRELVSCLTSWRKNSKIVRRDFRPLRSSASGESRSSVEVDVPFPRDYDELLEQAKQATELAICDNRQLMEIEFPTSGLDSVPGDGEGGIEMTGSMQLIREFCDQLVDSEKVTRTRIFFPEANEVKFARKSAFEGASFKLDYLTKPSFFEDFGFTEKVKMTDRVRPEDELFLVAYPYFNVNEMLVVEELYREAVANTGRKLIIFNGELDRIRSGYYPAFFYPKLAVLTKTLFPKMETVYYIHNFKIDPPNLHNNHPSAKSDLGRHLTFQVWSLSSSLFLTLCEL from the exons ATGCCGTTATCCGGTGCACCTGGAGCAGGAGTTGCATCGCTTTTTCCGCTCCAAAAATCTCATCTTTCAGATAGAGAG CTGGTTAGTTGCTTGACTTCGTGGAGAAAAAACAGTAAGATTGTAAGAAGGGATTTCAGACCTTTGAGGAGTTCAGCATCTGGTGAAAGTCGTTCCTCTGTTGAGGTAGATGTGCCGTTTCCGAGGGACTACGATGAATTGCTTGAACAA GCTAAACAGGCAACCGAGTTGGCCATTTGTGACAACAGACAGTTAATG GAGATTGAATTTCCAACATCAGGACTAGATTCTGTCCCAG GTGATGGTGAAGGAGGAATAGAGATGACAGGAAGCATGCAGTTGATTCGTGAATTTTGCGACCAGTTGGTTGATTCTGAGAAGGTTACACGAACCAGAATT TTTTTCCCTGAGGCCAATGAAGTCAAATTCGCAAGAAAATCGGCTTTCGAAGGAGCTTCATTTAAGTTGGACTACCTAACCAAACCgtccttttttgaagatttcgGCTTTACTGAGAAAGTGAAAATGACAGACCGCGTGAGACCAGAAGATGAGCTATTTCTCGTCGCCTATCCCTATTTTAATGTCAATG AAATGCTTGTCGTGGAAGAGCTTTACAGAGAAGCTGTCGCGAACACAGGCAGAAAGCTTATTATATTCAATGGAGAACTCGACCGTATAAGGTCTGGAT ACTATCCTGCATTTTTCTATCCGAAGCTGGCAGTCCTTACAAAGACCCTTTTCCCAAAAATGGAGACTGTCTACTACATTCACAACTTCAA AATAGACCCACCCAATCTTCACAACAATCATCCATCTGCAAAATCCGATCTTGGTCGCCACCTAACATTCCAAGTTTGGTCGCTCTcgtcctctctctttctcactcttTGTGAATTATGA